CTGCGACATGATTTGTGATCACACAATAAACACATTTGTTATCTGACGGTAACAAAGCATGTGTCCAAAACTCGCACAAGCAAAGCAAGATTATTTAAACCCCTGAATATCTGATTGACAGCTcatgaaaaaataacaatttaaCTGACATTATATGATATAGTTCCCGGTACCACCTCAAGATTCCTGCATTAGTTCTCCCTCAACCCCACGAAAGGTTAATTGACCATACAGTTCCACGGTAATGTACATCGAGGAATATTCTTCGTCCAGATTGTGATATTTGCTTTCAAATCACATGACATGCTAGTTAGTTCAACTCCATTGTTATGTCTTAAACCTTGGTGGGAAATGTTATACCCAATTTCTCTTTCGTTCCATCTCCGGCTGTTGTTGGGTTGCTGTAACATTCTTTTCCGTACCTTACACTTCCAACTGTCTCGCAGGAGCAGCTACACAGGTAGTCGTTATCCGTAATCTGTAATTTATCACCTCTTTGTTGCTGCCGCTGACATCATATATCATTTACCTTACCTCCCTTTCCGCCGTTATTGGTAATAATTTGCAATTAAATCAAACTTTGAGTCCATAGCATGACTACTTTTCTTGATCTCAATCAACATATACAATTTAAAACAATATTGGGGTTTGAAATATTAGTGTAACAAAATGCGTTTGCAATTTATTTCTCGGATGTGTCATGCATTTTTAATGTTTTTTGTTATATTTAGCGAGCATTGCAAAAGACATGGtgctatatattatattattcaaAGTCATACTGAGTGaggctttttttttcatttggaaCTCAATAGTTTATTATACATTTAAATATTTCTGGTAATAGGTTGTACCACACAGGCAATACATTTTAGGGACTATACCACACAACAAATGAATTAGAAAAGGATAAGCTACGTATGCACTATAATTTAAAGGGTATTTCAATTTACAATCGATATATATCAAAGTTTATACCTCACAAGTAATACATTTTATTGCGTGTGCCACAAGAGCAATATATTTTAAAGTTTACAGAGCACAGTGCTTTTTAATCATTATATCACACACACAATTAATTTTAAGGAAATACAGCTGAAACAATACATTCTAAAGGGAACATTTCTCAAGCAATACAACCAGAGGTAAATTTGCGGGTGATTGTGAGAGTGTGGCCGGCGGACTTTTTCTTCTGTCCCCCAGCAAAATATATTCTTGGACGGACAAGCGGCAGGGGACCCACCAGGCAAACGGGAAACTGACTTGGGGGCCAATTAGGAAAGTACACAAGTGCCAAAGGCATGTGACTAGAAGACAAGGAGAGCTGTACGGGGCAAGAAAAGTTGTGTGCGAAGTTTAAATCTTTGTGCTCCTTgagacatatatattgttaccgtTCCCGTTAATATTAATAATTGGTCGGAAGTTGCGTTAAAACCTTCACTTAAAAAAATCATCTTTCTTTGTATCGCTTTTTAAGGCCTTTTtatttttcaatttctttctccTTTGTCAATTCTCTGGCCACTCTACTATATCCTGCTAGTTAATATATGGCTTGTTTCCACGAAACTAAATTCCCGTCTCATAATGTCCTCTACGAAGCCCCAATATCGACTATGCATTATCAGTAGTCTCTCAATAGGCCCATAAGCATAGTCCGCTCTGGTCAATCCCTCTCAGGTCTATTTACTTCCCTTCTATCATTCTGTCACTCATCCTCTCTGCTTCTTCTTTCTCTTTACCTCTCTCCCAGCCCAATTCCTCTCTCACACTTCACCTTCTACTTCTGCTGGCTTtccacctctcaccccctccccttttcTTTCTCCCACACTCTAATTCATCTTCTCTAATTCGACCACTTACCACCCGTACTTTTCTTCTCTGTTTGCCTTTCTCATCCAATTCCCCACTTCGCTTTCATACCTCTCCTCCGTCCCACTTCTCTTTTTCCTCTTTTCACACCCTCTTCTTTTTTCTTctgctcctccccctctctcttttaaCTTCCCACCACCTTCTATTATTTGCTTCTTCACCCTTTCCTTCTCTATTTCCACCCTCACCCCCTCAATGGATTATGCGTCCCCTATATATTGTCTCTATGTTGTCAAAATAGAACAAGCACCTAGAGAAATGTCACCAGATACACCACAAAACTCGGGAAAGTGAATTAAGTCTAAAGACTAAAGGAACTAAACTTTTCATACCTGGAATAGCGAGAAGAAAGTAAGAGAGATGTGATCACCCTTACAAGATGCTCAGAAAATAATATATTGAGTGGAAGATAAAGTCCTCCTACTTGCGAAGAGagcagacaatgaccactatagtaTATATGGAAACCGTGTGCCTGAAAAAGCCTCAAAGATGTCTGTATCACTGGCCGACTCTAGTGTCCACAACCGTATGTTATATTGAGACAAAAGAAGAGTAAGTAAGTTGGAGGAAGCGAACTCCAAAACATGGCTTCACGTGCAGATGTGACAGAATCAACAGTGTTTAGGAACTAATCTGCACACCACTTTGATTAGTCAAAGTTCCCCACTCTCCCAGGTTACACTCCTTCAAAGTTCCCCCCTCTCATAGGTTCAACTCCTTCACAATCCCCCATCTTTCAAGTTCAAATCCTTCACAGTAATCCCACCCCAAGGCTCAACTCCCTCGCGTTTCCCCCTCTCTTAGGGGCCAGCATCCTCCACACTGCCCTGCTCCAAGGATGAACATCCTTCACAGTCCCCccgtccctccaccctctctcccagGCTCAAGATCTTCCACGTCTGGACTATGGGCGCACATAAAACTGCCACACCAGAATATATCATAATCAAACTAGAAGACCGAGAACATAAACACGGTGTTTGTGAGCGGCTTCGGGCACACATGTTCAGGTCTGGCTTCTCGGTGGATGCTGCTGACCGCTTCATCTTACATGAGGGTTTTCTCTGAGATGTTTTATTTTTATTACCTTGCGTTTGATCCTCGCAAACTCATGACACGGTAATACTCTATATCggtgctggtatggtgagtgtcaCGGCTGGCATGGTGCGTGTCACGGCTGGTATGGTGCGTGTCACGGCTGGTATGGTGCGTGTCACGGCTGGCATGGTGCGTGCCACGGCTGGCATGGTGCGTGCCACGGCTGGCATGGTGCGTGTCACGGCTGGCATGGTGCGTGTCACGGCTGGCATGGTGCGTGTCACGGCTGGCATGGTGCGTGCCACGGCTGGCATTGTGCGTGTCACGGCTGGCATGGTACGGGCCACGGCTGGCATGGTGCGTGCCACGGCTGGCATGGTACGGGCCACGGCTGGCATGGTGCGTGCCACGGCTGGCATGGTACGGGCCACGGCTGGCATGGTGCGTGCCACGGCTGGCATGGTGCGTGCCACGGCTGGCATGGTGCGTGCCACGCCTGGCATGGTACGGGCCACGGCTGGCATGGTGTGTGCCACGGCTGGCATGGTGCGTGCCACGCCTGGCATGGTGCGTGCCACGGCTGGCATGGTGCGTGCCACGCCTGGCATGGTACGGGCCACGGCTGGCATGGTGCGTGCCACGGCTGGCATGGTGCGTGCCACGCCTGGCATGGTGCGTGCCACGCCTGGCATGGTACGGGCCACGGCTGGCATGGTGTGTGCCACGGCTGGCATGGTGCGTGCCACGCCTGGCATGGTGCGTGCCACGTACTAAGGTCGTTGCCACGCCACGTGATGTTTATTGCATATGATAAACATTTGATCTTAGTCCATGACAGGAAAGGTAATAGTCATGCTGTCCTGAAATATTAAGACGCCAGAGTAGTAGTTCCATGTTTCCTGATTTTTGCCCTGAGTGAAAGATCGCTGTTTTAATATCCTTTATGTACTGATATTTGGGTTACAAGTCTTGTCAGCACTTGTCATGAAGGGCGTGATTACCCTGCTAAATGAAAGGAAGAAATGttttgaaagatatatatatattagaaagatTTTCTTGACATCTGTCGCACTTCTTCCTGTCGTCTTAACATTTGCTGTACATACATCACAAGTCTACCAAATTACCTTTATCATATCAATAACAAGCTTCCCTACACCGCTACAATCATTCATAATCATGTCATTATCATTCTCAATTTTCTTACCACTTCTATTGCATTGTCATCATTACTCATTTTATATTGCTTCTTCCTTCATCTTCCCTCTGAACTATACTTATTACAATTACCTTTCATTTATATTCTCTTCGTCCTTCACAAGCGGCCTACTTCTATCCCTATTTTCTCTCAACATCTCTTCCGTCCACCGCTTATTACGTCTATCCGTCGCTCTCTTCTTCAGTTGCTTCCATTGTGGTGGTAACCTCTCCTTGACCGCTCTTCAAAGCGGCGACTTCTAGTGGTCTACCGAGAGGGCAGTAACCCCCGTCCTTGCTGTCCACGGTAGCGGTGACCTCTGCTTGCTATCCTTCGCCCATCAGGTCTGTCCTTCACTCTAATTCACCCTAGTGTCATGAACCTACACCAGGACGGCGTGTCTGTGTATGAGGTAGAGGTGTAGAGGACAGGGGGACGGAACTCTGCCTTTTTACTATCCATAAGGTTGAAAGAGGGCGGGGAGAGTCTAAGAGATGTCTTCTCCTCCGACATTGTCTCCCTAGTGATGATGAGTGGTGATTCTCTTCACCGTCACTGATTTGAAATCTTCCCACCCTACCCCAATCTCTCCACCGTCATCTCTGCCCAAGCATACATAACCATtaaccctccctccatctctgccaccccccaccaacaacaactaTAGCTTCTATCTCAAGACAACACCAGTTGCTCAAAACACATTTCCAGTACTTAATATCTGGCAGCTATCACATAATTCAAGTGacaaatacaccatgtgtcaactttgggaAAGCAAAACATGCATTCTCTTTCACATTTTTTGTCCAATGTCCAATATTGACTGACTCCCGATGCCCGAGTTGAGAAATCGTAACctttgtaaatattatttaaataagGGAACACTTTATGATGTACTGAATCTGTACCGAAGATTTACTCTGCAATTCAAGAATTATGTAATGAATGTCATGTAATTATAACTTGCTTCTGTTAAAGCAAtttaatcaccttctgtggttgagtgttcagtaACTCACAATGTACAGTAGCAGATCTCTAACACTATATATGTAAAACAGATGAAAATGTATATTTGCTGGTTGGTATTGTATAGATGTTTAGTATATAGTATAGATAGTATAGATGTCCATGTTTATCGAAGAAAATCAAAATCTCCCCACGAAATGCTCACTCACAAACCCATTTATCAATAAGTAAATCAACTCACCCCATCTATTAAACTTATCGATTGAATACATACCCATTTTTTCACCAACGCATCTATTAATATACCTACCCAACCCCCCCTTACCCACATACCAACTTACCAATGAACAAACTCACCCATTCTCCTTCCATACTCCCAACCCAACAGTTAAAATACCCACTCACTTGTCAACCATACAccaacccaacaacccaaccacATACATTTccagtgggttggacatgtatgtgagAAGGGCttaggtggttatagataggagctgcctcgtatgggccaataggccttcagcagttacttttgttcttatgttcttatgttcttatgttcttaaaatacCCGCACACTCTCCATCCATACACCTACCCAACAGTTAACATACCCACCTTACCTCTtacctctcaccaacacatctaCTAACATACTCATCTATTCTCCTACTAACGCGGTGTAAACTCATTTGCCTTAATCAAATACAAGTTTCCCCCATTGATTCACCAATGGTAAGACCCAAAATACATAATTAGAGAAGACGTGAACATTTTAGTTCACTTAAACATATCCATAAGTAACGCTGAAGGGTGATTGACCTGTTATCTACCCGAACAAAGCCATTTGAGAGTCTGACTCTTGTGATGTAAACACTGCCAGCATCCCTGGCGCCTTCCCCAGCATCTTCCGACAGAGGAAGATGTTTATACAAAACAGTTACAGGCTATTTCTTACTACTCCGCAAACTTCCGCCGGAAAACTCTGATAGAATTTTCCAAACAACATCAAAAAACAACATCCGCACTAACttcacgagaattactttgatattTAAGCAGACCCTTGATGCGGACTTCGATGAATAATAAAATCAACTGCGTTTATGTAGAGAGACTAGTGAGTTATTAGTGAAAAGCACGAGTTTCCATGTTTCAATTGCACGTGaaagggatatgaagacaagaaaCGTGAAGACAGAGTAGCGAACAATGTCTAACACTGTGATAATCGGAGATCGAACAGCTATCCTGCAAGACACGAGGCCGCTGCTGTACCCTCCAGTCTAAGTGAATGAGAGGAAGGATCTCCATCCCTTAAGACTAAAATTTAAGTAAAATACGGAAACTCTTTTCTAATTTACCATAATTCAATTATTTACTAATAAGTTTTAGATAATATTTGTAAATTATATTTCTGTTGGAAAGCATTTAACGTTTTAAGAAACTCGTCGTCCCACATCGTgtgataaaaccaaataataattcACTTATTCTGTTTACAATGTTAGATATATTGGAAATTCATACAGAAATCATTTTTATATACATTAATCTGAAAATAGAATTGTCGTATATTCTCAATCCCATGTCAAATCAAATTCCTTTGAAGTTGGCACAAGATAATCCAAGGATTTCCACATTTTATCTGTCTACCAATTAaacgttgttttttttttttacagatttTTGGAAAATTTAGATATGTTTACAGTAAAATGAGCCTCAATATAAACTATTTAATTAATCAGTCGTTATATTCACTTTACAATTATTTGTTAGTTTAGTTTGCTTTCCAGTGTATTTTAATACTTATTTTCCGAATATTAACTGTAATGGTACATAGAGATTAATCACACTGACATGatgtgtcaatgagataatccgtaGGAGCCGGGATGAGGTTTCAAACCTATGCCGTGGGagttcccacgcacacgccctagtcagctaggccacgacatggtaaaaggattgcaacctggagttctactgagctCACAAGGGTATCCATGAGGTTTTCACTGAAGCCGGATCAGGATTTTGACACAGTTATCCCACCCAACCCCTCATGCACTCTGGCAGAACCAGGTGCATGGTGGGGATTGTGTGGGGGAAAGTGTGTGAATCATTATTGTGGTAGTGATTCATTGAGACTCAAATAACGAGTTATTCCACATAAAACGAAAAAAATATATAGCGATCAATACAAAACTACGAAGTGGTAACTTACAAAACAACCAGTTTTCTGACACACAACACAAAATCATAGTTTTACCCTGATCTTTCGACAAACACACAAAACCACAGTCTGTAACACTCCATATATTTCTAATTATTCTCTGACGATCAGCGCAAATAACCAACTTTGTTACAAACAACACAAGATCACTAAACTCTTTTAAAACAGCACAAAAATCCACTGACAGTCCACACAAATCCTCCAACTCGGACAATCCTCTCATAAAATCACAAGCTCCGGTAATCCACACAAAACCACAAACTCTTACAAGCCACATAAAACCACAGACTGAGGCACTCAAAACAAAACCACCAGCTCTGAGACCTCAGACCACAGCAAGCTTTCCTGTTTCCCATAAATCTGTCAGCTGGTAGACTCAACATTATTTTTTTCTTTGATTTTGCGTCCTTTTCATGGCGGGTTTTTGGTTCCTGGTGTTCATTACTTTTTCACTTATTTTTTTCCATGTTCACAGTCTTTGCTTTCCATTTTTTCATacgctcaaacacacacacacacacacacacacacacacacacacacacacacacacacacacacacacacacacacacaacgcacacacacacacaaacactctctcacactcacacacacacacacacacaaacggaaaaaatttatatataatttcacTGACCCCTTCATCATACTGCTCCCCTCTGTCGTAATTTCTCCCACCTATCACCACTCCCGCAGCCTCCTTCAACCCACAAACGGGAAGGACTTCACTGAAATGCAGCTCGACCACTTTAAAATCTCTCGAACAAGATTTCGGTTCAGGTAATGAGACCCTCATCCCACGGACCTTTAAACGTGCATAAATTCGCTCCAAACTTCAGTGTTCTGTGGAAATCTCTGTCTGGAGGAGTTGCTTTCAACAGCCAACACATACCCACGTGGTTGCATGCACCTCTTAGCACTGGGCTTCAGCTTTTTACATATTCCTGTTGGGCTTAGCATTGACTATTATAGGATGGATTATATAGTGATACTGGACCACACTGAATCCGTCTTGGGTGTACCTTGTTGCAACCTCATGAATCTTACCTGATGATTTGATTTGTTAAGTTGGAAGATGTCCTTCAAATAGCCCAGTAGAGGAGGTAAATACTATAGCAGGGTAGTTAAAGTTTGTAATACAGTACCCTTAACTGGAAGAGAAATTTACCCTGTAATCATTCTTTTAGATAacctttaataaaaaaaaattaatctctataTTACTTCTTTTGAAGCCATAAGTATCTATATCCTTAAA
The DNA window shown above is from Procambarus clarkii isolate CNS0578487 chromosome 21, FALCON_Pclarkii_2.0, whole genome shotgun sequence and carries:
- the LOC138367228 gene encoding oviduct-specific glycoprotein-like, translated to MVSVTAGMVRVTAGMVRVTAGMVRVTAGMVRATAGMVRATAGMVRVTAGMVRVTAGMVRVTAGMVRATAGIVRVTAGMVRATAGMVRATAGMVRATAGMVRATAGMVRATAGMVRATAGMVRATAGMVRATPGMVRATAGMVCATAGMVRATPGMVRATAGMVRATPGMVRATAGMVRATAGMVRATPGMVRATPGMVRATAGMVCATAGMVRATPGMVRATY